Proteins encoded in a region of the Mycolicibacterium chitae genome:
- a CDS encoding carbon starvation CstA family protein: MATPAAAPSERIEETAGDITYIRTEKDLPPVAIIDRSPITTRHKLIFAAIALLGACAWVVIAFLRGETVNAVWFVIAAICTYVLGYRFYARLIEMKIVKPRDSDATPAEIFENGTDYMPTDRRVLFGHHFAAIAGAGPLVGPVLATQMGFLPGAIWIIIGAVVAGCVQDYLVLAISTRRRGRSLGQMARDELGTVGGVAAIVGVLVIMVILLAVLALVVVNALAESPWGVFSIAMTIPIAIFMGLYLRFLRPGRVSEVSVIGVVLLLLAVASGGWVAETSWGADWFTLSKVTLSWCLIIYGLAASVLPVWFLLAPRDYLSTFMKVGTIALLAVGILLARPIMEAPAISQFATRGDGPVFAGALFPFLFITIACGALSGFHSLIASGTTPKLLEKESQMRLIGYGGMLTESFVAIMALITASILNQHLYFVMNAPAAATGGAAESAADYVNNLGLSGPPITADEINAAAESVGEASIISRTGGAPTLAFGMSEVLQVFGGPNLKAFWYHFAIMFEALFILTTVDAGTRVARFMLSDGLGNLGGPMRKLRDPSWRVGAWTCSVIVVAAWGSILLMGVTDPLGGINTLFPLFGIANQLLAAIALTVVTVVVIKKGHLKWAWIPGLPLLWDLIVTMTASWQKIFSGDPKVGYWTQHAQYVAAKAAGESSFGAAKTPDEIDAVIRNTFIQGTFSIVFAVLVLIVVAAGVVVALQSIRGRGRPLTEDDPVPSRIFAPAGMIPTAAEKEVQKQWDALPKDSVTSVGTGHH, translated from the coding sequence GTGGCAACCCCTGCCGCCGCGCCCTCGGAACGCATCGAGGAGACCGCCGGCGATATCACCTACATACGTACCGAGAAGGACCTTCCTCCGGTCGCGATCATCGACCGCTCCCCCATCACCACCAGGCACAAGCTGATCTTCGCGGCCATCGCCCTCCTGGGCGCGTGCGCGTGGGTGGTCATCGCGTTCCTGCGCGGTGAGACCGTCAACGCGGTCTGGTTCGTGATCGCGGCCATCTGCACCTACGTGCTGGGCTACCGGTTCTACGCGCGGCTCATCGAGATGAAGATCGTCAAACCGCGGGATTCAGACGCCACCCCGGCCGAGATCTTCGAGAACGGCACCGATTACATGCCGACCGACCGGCGGGTGCTGTTCGGTCATCACTTCGCCGCGATCGCCGGCGCCGGGCCGCTCGTGGGTCCGGTGCTGGCCACCCAGATGGGCTTTTTGCCCGGTGCGATCTGGATCATCATCGGCGCGGTGGTGGCCGGCTGCGTGCAGGACTATCTGGTGCTGGCCATCTCGACGCGCCGGCGCGGCCGCTCCCTGGGACAGATGGCGCGCGACGAACTCGGCACCGTGGGCGGGGTCGCCGCCATCGTCGGCGTCCTGGTCATCATGGTCATCCTGCTCGCGGTGCTGGCACTAGTGGTGGTCAACGCCCTGGCCGAAAGCCCGTGGGGCGTCTTCTCCATCGCGATGACCATCCCGATCGCCATCTTCATGGGCCTGTACCTCCGCTTCCTGCGACCGGGCCGGGTCTCCGAGGTCTCCGTGATCGGTGTGGTGCTGCTGCTGTTGGCCGTGGCCTCCGGTGGCTGGGTCGCCGAAACATCGTGGGGTGCAGACTGGTTCACCCTGTCCAAGGTGACGCTGTCGTGGTGTCTGATCATCTACGGGCTGGCCGCATCCGTGCTGCCGGTCTGGTTCCTGCTGGCCCCGCGCGACTACCTGTCGACGTTCATGAAGGTGGGCACGATCGCGCTGCTGGCGGTGGGCATCCTGCTGGCCCGGCCGATCATGGAGGCGCCGGCCATCTCGCAGTTCGCCACCCGCGGCGACGGGCCGGTGTTCGCCGGTGCGCTCTTCCCGTTCCTGTTCATCACCATCGCCTGCGGTGCGCTGTCGGGATTCCATTCGCTGATCGCCTCCGGCACCACCCCGAAGCTGCTGGAGAAGGAAAGCCAGATGCGGCTGATCGGCTACGGCGGCATGCTGACCGAGTCGTTCGTCGCGATCATGGCGCTGATCACCGCCTCGATCCTCAACCAGCATCTCTACTTCGTGATGAACGCGCCCGCCGCCGCCACCGGCGGGGCCGCGGAATCGGCAGCCGACTACGTCAACAACCTCGGCCTGTCCGGCCCACCCATCACCGCCGACGAGATCAACGCCGCGGCCGAGAGCGTCGGCGAGGCCTCGATCATCTCCCGCACCGGCGGTGCGCCGACCCTGGCGTTCGGCATGTCCGAGGTCCTGCAGGTGTTCGGCGGCCCGAACCTCAAGGCGTTCTGGTACCACTTCGCGATCATGTTCGAGGCGTTGTTCATCCTGACGACCGTCGACGCGGGTACCCGGGTGGCCCGCTTCATGCTCTCCGACGGGCTGGGCAACCTCGGCGGACCGATGCGCAAGCTGCGCGACCCGAGCTGGCGGGTGGGCGCGTGGACCTGCAGCGTGATCGTCGTGGCGGCCTGGGGCTCCATCCTGCTGATGGGTGTCACCGACCCGCTGGGCGGGATCAACACGCTATTCCCGCTGTTCGGTATCGCCAACCAGTTGTTGGCCGCCATCGCGTTGACCGTGGTGACCGTGGTCGTGATCAAGAAGGGTCATTTGAAGTGGGCGTGGATACCGGGGCTACCGCTGCTGTGGGACCTGATCGTCACGATGACCGCGTCGTGGCAGAAGATCTTCTCCGGGGACCCCAAAGTGGGCTACTGGACCCAACATGCACAGTATGTGGCGGCCAAGGCCGCCGGTGAGTCCAGTTTCGGGGCGGCCAAGACGCCCGACGAGATCGACGCGGTGATCCGCAACACCTTCATCCAGGGCACCTTCTCCATTGTGTTCGCGGTGTTGGTGCTCATCGTGGTCGCCGCCGGGGTGGTCGTCGCGCTGCAGTCCATCCGCGGCCGCGGCCGTCCGCTGACCGAGGACGACCCGGTGCCGTCCCGGATCTTCGCTCCCGCCGGGATGATCCCCACCGCCGCCGAGAAGGAGGTGCAGAAGCAATGGGACGCGTTACCGAAGGACTCCGTCACTTCCGTTGGTACTGGGCATCATTGA
- a CDS encoding YbdD/YjiX family protein has product MGRVTEGLRHFRWYWASLMGDNHYQRYVEHRRRKHPDQPVCSEREYWRMRHAASDANPGARCC; this is encoded by the coding sequence ATGGGACGCGTTACCGAAGGACTCCGTCACTTCCGTTGGTACTGGGCATCATTGATGGGCGATAACCACTACCAGCGCTACGTGGAGCACCGCCGGCGCAAACATCCGGACCAACCGGTGTGCTCCGAGCGCGAGTACTGGCGGATGCGACACGCCGCCAGCGACGCCAACCCGGGCGCCCGCTGCTGCTGA
- a CDS encoding diphosphate--fructose-6-phosphate 1-phosphotransferase translates to MSQDGGAQSTSVGYPLATYRYVRLALVAVVAGLLASITLTAVPQNCWQTSLSAFYFTLSHAVFVGALCATGVCLIVYKGLTRPEDILLNYAGFLAFVVALVPTHSPVHNPKDPTSSCGLWLPTNDDATAAVGNNITAVLAGAAVGIAAYLVVRATAGPPPRSDLDAEAGPADDERPRGAAAKVANLILEWIQVIAPLATAATLAAGLLWFLFDRESFLADAHSAAAIAMFSGVIAVVVLYACYSVQHFCHCRARGRFAVAYITIAVAMTVTLIVVGVLHVHLRTWNHGILALEIALIVEFAAFWLLQTLDSWNGTYRPVVPPPGLRPPAARTD, encoded by the coding sequence ATGAGCCAGGACGGGGGCGCGCAGTCGACCAGCGTCGGATATCCGCTGGCCACCTACCGCTACGTCCGGTTGGCGCTGGTGGCCGTCGTGGCCGGCCTACTGGCCTCAATCACACTGACGGCCGTGCCGCAGAACTGCTGGCAGACCTCCCTGAGCGCGTTCTACTTCACGCTCAGCCACGCGGTGTTCGTCGGCGCGCTGTGTGCGACCGGCGTGTGCCTGATCGTCTACAAGGGACTCACCCGGCCCGAGGACATCCTGCTGAACTACGCCGGCTTCCTCGCGTTCGTCGTCGCTCTGGTCCCGACCCACAGTCCGGTCCACAATCCCAAGGACCCCACCTCCAGTTGCGGCCTGTGGCTGCCGACCAACGACGACGCCACCGCCGCGGTGGGCAACAACATCACCGCGGTGCTGGCCGGCGCCGCCGTGGGCATCGCGGCCTACCTGGTGGTCCGGGCGACGGCCGGACCACCACCGAGATCCGATCTCGACGCCGAGGCGGGCCCCGCCGACGACGAGCGACCACGTGGCGCCGCGGCGAAGGTGGCCAACCTCATCCTCGAGTGGATCCAGGTCATCGCGCCGCTGGCCACGGCCGCGACGCTGGCCGCCGGGCTGCTGTGGTTCCTGTTCGACCGTGAGTCCTTCCTCGCCGATGCGCACTCCGCGGCGGCCATCGCCATGTTCAGCGGCGTCATCGCGGTGGTCGTGCTCTACGCCTGCTACTCCGTTCAGCACTTCTGCCATTGCCGCGCCCGTGGCCGATTTGCTGTGGCGTACATCACCATTGCCGTCGCCATGACCGTCACGTTGATCGTCGTCGGCGTGCTGCACGTGCACCTGCGGACCTGGAATCACGGCATCCTGGCCCTGGAGATCGCGCTGATCGTGGAGTTCGCCGCGTTCTGGCTGCTGCAGACCCTGGATTCCTGGAACGGCACCTACCGCCCGGTGGTTCCCCCACCTGGGCTGCGGCCTCCCGCGGCGCGGACGGACTGA